From Juglans regia cultivar Chandler chromosome 6, Walnut 2.0, whole genome shotgun sequence, the proteins below share one genomic window:
- the LOC108998323 gene encoding uncharacterized protein LOC108998323 — MEKIFTALFCTDDQKVEYATYMLVDAADDWWYYARELLHQELGEGVPITWGRFKQAFLDRFFSQEFQEARARQFDELVQGTMTVKRYAAIFVELSHFASYLIPNEVKKAAKFERGLHPRIQSCLIPLRIRNFTDLVTRATLVEEDMRANAELSNKKKLNDGVPIT; from the coding sequence atggagaagatcTTCACGGCGCTTTTCTGTACTGACGATCAGAAAGTAGAGTATGCCACTTACATGTTGGTGGATGCAGCTGATGATTGGTGGTATTATGCACGGGAGCTTTTGCACCAGGAACTCGGTGAAGGAGTACCCATCACCTGGGGTCGCTTCAAGCAGGCTTTTTTAGATCGTTTTTTCTCCCAAGAATTTCAGGAGGCAAGAGCCAGACAGTTTGATGAATTAGTTCAAGGGACAATGACTGTCAAGCGTTATGCTGCAATATTTGTGGAGCTATCTCATTTCGCAAGTTACTTGATTCCAAATGAAGTGAAGAAGGCAGCAAAGTTCGAGCGAGGACTACATCCAAGAATTCAGAGTTGCTTAATACCACTCAGGATCCGTAATTTCACCGACTTGGTTACTCGAGCCACTCTTGTGGAAGAAGATATGAGGGCGAATGCAGAGCTTTCCAATAAGAAGAAACTCAATGATGGAGTACCCATCACCTAG
- the LOC108998327 gene encoding uncharacterized protein LOC108998327, whose product MFLDRFLSQELQEARARQFDELVQGTMIVEHYAATFVELSRFASYLIPDEVKKVAKFERGLHLRIRSRLIPLRIRNFIDLVTRATLVEEDMKANAELFNQKKCQPPLLVPNKNKKPTPSNRPRPSQDNQSNPVYKICKKMHLGNCLLGHNACFMCREPNYMAQDCQKKNTLAPAKGSGQRATTPPKCGYR is encoded by the exons ATGTTTTTAGATCGTTTCTTATCCCAGGAACTTCAGGAAGCAAGAGCCAGACAGTTTGATGAATTAGTTCAAGGGACTATGATTGTTGAGCATTATGCTGCAACATTTGTGGAGTTGTCTCGCTTTGCAAGTTATTTGATTCCAGATGAAGTGAAGAAGGTAGCAAAATTCGAGCGAGGACTACATCTGAGAATTCGGAGTCGCTTAATACCACTCAGGATCCGTAATTTCATCGACTTGGTCACTCGAGCCACTCTTGTGGAAGAAGATATGAAGGCGAATGCAGAGCTTTTCAATCAGAAGAAATGCCAACCACCACTACTAGTGCCTAACAAAAACAAGAAGCCTACTCCAAGTAACCGTCCAAGGCCATCTCAGGATAATCAGTCCAACCCAGTTTACAAGATTtgcaaaaaaatgcatttgggAAACTGTTTGTTGGGACATAATGCTTGCTTTATGTGTAGAGAGCCAAACTATATGGCCCAAGATTGCCAGAAAAAGAACACATTAGCTCCAGCTAAAGGAAGTGGGCAGAGGGCTACAACACCACCTAAATGTGGTTATAG ATGA